A window of Mercenaria mercenaria strain notata chromosome 16, MADL_Memer_1, whole genome shotgun sequence contains these coding sequences:
- the LOC123541431 gene encoding cytochrome P450 1A1-like: MSGLTLVLGILSTTFITFLFFKWFLQNRGKRYPKGPMGFPIIGHLPFFGSHPPSTFMKWRESYGDVFSIRLGSWQAVVVNGYKAVKAAAEHPNDAFSGRPNFVSMEVAAELINEETFAFGNFTPVYLKQRKLTSKALRLFTFKRSDVIEELVTNEANAFADALIRKYSTTPGYIELDVQILVTRIIYQFLYGRGKHVDVDRHVKTIINLLDEINEFSGSGSAIDVLPWLRYIMPGKIEAFRKLATESVGLMREQIQEHYESFSADDIRDVTDAIIASDAEDEENKDKHMLTRARLNLTLADLQGAGVDTTNKTLSWLLLYMTKFPHIQERVFAEIDTVVGKFRNVQLKDKPDLVYTNAVILEVARTVTQLPFSLPHFSMKDAKIEGLDVDKDTVVIFNLYSVHHEKEFWGDPECFRPERFILDDNTLDSDKSNHIVAFGLGRRRCVGEFLAKMNVFLAFSNIMQKCKFVRPPGERLDLTPIPGLVYTSKNFKVLVQERSSSL; this comes from the exons atgtcgGGATTAACACTAGTTTTAGGGATTCTCTCTACAACTTTTATtacattcttattttttaaatggtTCTTGCAAAATAGAGGAAAGAGGTATCCAAAAGGGCCAATGGGATTTCCGATCATTGGACATTTACCGTTCTTCGGCAGTCACCCGCCTTCAACATTCATGAAATGGCGGGAGTCTTATGGGGATGTATTTTCGATTAGGTTGGGGAGTTGGCAAGCTGTTGTGGTAAACGGTTACAAAGCGGTTAAGGCCGCGGCCGAACACCCAAACGACGCCTTTAGTGGCAGACCAAACTTCGTTTCAATGGAGGTTGCAGCCGAACTTATCAACGAGGAAACATTTGCCTTTGGTAATTTCACTCCAGTATATCTAAAACAAAGAAAACTAACATCAAAAGCACTGCGTTTGTTTACGTTCAAAAGATCAGACGTTATTGAAGAATTGGTTACAAACGAGGCTAACGCCTTTGCAGACGCTCTAATAAGGAAGTACAGTACAACTCCAGGCTATATAGAACTTGATGTTCAGATTCTAGTTACACGGATAATTTACCAATTTCTCTATGGAAGAGGTAAACATGTTGATGTTGACAGACATGTTAAAACAATCATTAACTTACTGGATGAAATTAATGAATTTTCCGGAAGTGGGAGTGCTATAGATGTGTTGCCATGGTTACGATACATCATGCCTGGGAAAATTGAAGCGTTTCGAAAACTGGCAACAGAATCAGTTGGTTTAATGAGAGAGCAAATACAAGAGCACTATGAATCGTTTTCTGCAGACGACATTAGAGACGTGACGGATGCTATCATAGCAAGTGATGCAGAGGACgaagaaaacaaagacaaacataTGTTGACAAGGGCAAGGTTGAATCTAACGTTGGCTGATCTACAAGGAGCCGG gGTGGACACAACGAACAAAACATTGTCTTGGCTGTTACTTTACATGACCAAATTCCCACACATTCAAGAGCGTGTGTTTGCAGAGATAGATACTGTCGTTGGAAAATTCCGGAATGTTCAGTTGAAGGACAAGCCTGACCTTGTATACACGAATGCTGTTATTCTTGAAGTTGCGCGAACTGTTACACAGTTACCATTTTCACTTCCACATTTTTCAATGAAAGATGCAAAGATAGAAGGACTTGATGTAGATAAGGACACTGTCGTAATATTCAATTTGTACTCTGTACACCACGAAAAAGAGTTCTGGGGAGATCCAGAATGTTTCCGCCCAGAACGGTTTATACTCGATGATAATACCTTAGATTCAGATAAAAGCAATCACATTGTGGCTTTTGGTCTTGGTAGACGCCGTTGTGTTGGAGAATTCCTcgcaaaaatgaatgtttttctgGCCTTTTCAAACATCATGCAAAAATGCAAGTTTGTGAGACCACCGGGTGAACGCCTGGATCTAACTCCCATACCTGGTCTTGTGTACACGTCCAAAAACTTTAAGGTGCTTGTACAGGAAAGATCTTCATCTTTATGA
- the LOC123540222 gene encoding kinesin-related protein 4-like, whose amino-acid sequence MAYLEDIKDFPGYKVILKAVLRSQIQQLVDQLAAETDEESVVLTANVTDKTLCQLGSNYGKMFLTTYADVKQQFLGFCLHGHESCSSISGLQVNQTTSSDSQPCENKKPKTSRNSKKRKKYSRYGTKPRYTPYQNKHTQPDDPGTLSEEISDLILKKTKDCKTDAAHESNTEAENSNNSASDLNSEISNFSGNITTGNVRISCSKRSNKEEESVSHSRSYNERCNVKQKSKEVTDDVSHTQAPNDVLEKNSECNIDDNIDYNRVTDKCSAVSSGGLESFDESRQEVSGVSANLEENGAVRIFRGISETYSGVLEIGGNFPFGKTTKFEIKDGPPDIVSDAHNITNQSQESLQSKHAIFTKDTTCDSADDEDDDNVSERSCQSQKVSQTNINEGSIDDSNEEDEDDQCSKEDSIKDYLSDEESKLDTINVKLDDDGEQMSKQNNSCTKTIKDEKETRAESIEVMQVCHQTMDQITHCVARAISEERKEKIATLEIHPKGISEIHNEEQSRSSESDGNMENVSVDEPDGTNTNNEDTNDSVQTSEDAADAGDEELHDKSYKVLAIWNEIANDTNNASSEVLYDLIADKLKQDRQKKKSVDRDSQTEILKCNTANINKVEQTEVSVDRNDDVRSKAMGIGETSYGRESESFKQSECFEDSIQTDQETVDRGSEHSSEKSLMWDVRQSSSEGDSNKRSRQNSVTQTNENVDRNISRQSSCDKQVTVTSNQTRTEGSRETVVENEIKISNESEPKTNIDKKANVPVVIDTNHTKTTKSSTLNTPVKQVGSRVTGANTPKQVKTQTPNVNKQKVQSVTPGKQGRSLVDNLISTGVPIIIPDDDDDEEEIDETDDFMPSPRSTAFEMKSKQYREQQEMRSAKRITQVAQRQGYGTYITQAASQMPQSNFASKQSYSQYPSQLQQQQYEYQEYQDRVQYRNQQYLQEQYAYQEYHDQQQYGNQQVATQQMYPSQQASSQLRQQLFTPPKNISGASSTRGRPVKSLPSPVREMSPQSHNFSPPQTPTTPKGSPYFKQGYMTPTKHQQNIQSPQTRINPNQSPAQKVSLQQNRSSSIAKPNIPSGTTIVIEDEPVALKRKLPTSVITPQHQQQSMQKQVYLLKSPVANPQQQQQHSVQRHSAESVPKSYMDLLRLQQQTASGLDNRPLKAGTGTLPVISNVASIPAPNRDNMTGAQIQQAEYRQLAPKPIPDFDATAVRQTNEKTPIKRSRSDDTVTSPSMVVTEPANKRRHTSEENTRKSQHADVKPLEMTSVPVQGQSNVEGQISPSKMPPKLEIDIDDVRGVLPEPGNQLTSLKSPPMSSKLSEISEEKPVIPIATQLARSDLKSFSPPVSPSTKRLHATPGTRSKTTAGTPTYSTQSSSDDSSVTSQEAPSQPIKKFGCGDCGKSYTTKAALNQHFRKHTQERPFECDVCGKHYSQKGYLKKHIRTHFSEK is encoded by the exons gGCATGAGAGTTGTTCAAGCATTAGTGGATTGCAAGTCAATCAAACAACATCATCTGACAGCCAACCATGTGAAAATAAGAAACCAAAAACATCCAGGAATTCAAAGAAAAGGAAGAAATATTCTCGATATGGGACAAAACCTCGCTATACCCCgtatcaaaacaaacatacacaGCCAGACGATCCTGGTACACTGAGTGAAGAAATTTCAGACCTTATTCTCAAGAAAACAAAAGACTGCAAAACTGATGCAGCACATGAAAGTAATACTGAAGCAGAAAATTCAAATAATAGTGCCAGTGACTTAAATtcagaaatatcaaattttagtGGAAACATAACCACTGGAAATGTAAGAATTTCTTGTAGTAAGCGTAGTAATAAGGAAGAAGAGTCTGTGTCTCATAGTAGAAGTTATAATGAAAgatgtaatgtaaaacaaaaatctaaagaagtTACTGATGACGTTAGTCACACACAAGCACCTAATGATGTTTTAGAGAAGAATAGTGAGTGTAACATTGATGATAACATCGATTACAATAGAGTAACAGACAAATGCAGTGCTGTCTCTAGTGGAGGTCTTGAATCATTTGATGAAAGTAGACAGGAAGTTTCAGGTGTTTCTGCGAACCTTGAAGAAAATGGTGCTGTCCGAATTTTCCGTGGCATTAGTGAAACTTATTCGGGTGTTTTAGAAATTGGGGGAAATTTTCCCTTTGGAAAAactacaaaatttgaaattaaag ATGGTCCTCCTGATATTGTAAGTGATGCTCACAACATTACAAACCAGAGCCAAGAAAGCTTGCAATCGAAACATGCAATATTCACAAAAGACACAACATGTGATAGTGcagatgatgaagatgatgataatgTCAGTGAAAGGTCTTGCCAATCTCAGAAAGTATCACAAACAAACATTAATGAAGGAAGTATTGATGATAGTAATGAAGAAGATGAGGATGATCAGTGTAGCAAGGAAGACAGCATTAAAGATTATCTTAGTGATGAAGAAAGCAAATTGGACACCATAAATGTGAAACTAGatgatgatggtgaacaaatgtcaAAACAGAATAACAGTTGCACTAAAACCATAAAGGACGAAAAAGAAACCAGAGCTGAAAGTATTGAAGTTATGCAAGTGTGCCATCAAACTATGGACCAAATAACGCATTGTGTTGCTCGTGCAATAAGTgaagaaaggaaagaaaaaataGCTACATTAGAAATACATCCAAAAGGAATAAGTGAAATTCATAACGAAGAACAGTCAAGAAGTTCAGAGAGTGATGGAAACATGGAAAATGTTTCTGTAGATGAACCAGATGGTACAAACACAAATAACGAAGACACTAATGACTCTGTGCAAACCAGTGAAGATGCTGCTGATGCAGGTGATGAAGAACTGCACGATAAATCATACAAAGTTCTTGCCATTTGGAATGAGATTGCTAATGATACAAATAATGCAAGTAGTGAAGTATTATATGATCTCATAGCTGATAAACTGAAACAAGATCGTCAGAAAAAGAAATCTGTTGATAGGGATTCACAGACAGAAATACTTAAATGTAATACTGCAAATATTAATAAAGTAGAACAAACAGAAGTATCTGTGGATCGAAATGATGATGTAAGAAGCAAGGCTATGGGGATAGGAGAGACTTCCTATGGAAGAGAAAGTGAAAGCTTTAAACAAAGTGAATGTTTTGAAGATAGTATTCAAACAGATCAAGAAACAGTAGATAGAGGAAGTGAACACAGTAGTGAGAAATCTTTAATGTGGGATGTCAGGCAAAGTTCTAGTGAAGGTGATTCGAATAAACGCAGTAGGCAAAACTCTGTAACACAAACAAATGAGAACGTAGATCGGAACATAAGTCGGCAGAGTAGTTGCGATAAGCAAGTCACGGTTACAAGTAACCAAACAAGAACAGAGGGCAGTAGAGAGACAGTAGTCGAAAATGAGattaaaatatcaaatgaaagtGAACCCAAAACAAATATTGACAAGAAAGCAAATGTACCAGTTGTCATTGACACAAATCATACCAAGACTACTAAATCAAGTACACTGAATACACCTGTGAAGCAGGTTGGGAGTAGGGTTACAGGTGCAAATACACCTAAGCAAGTTAAGACCCAAACACCAAATGTTAACAAACAAAAAGTACAATCGGTTACGCCTGGTAAGCAGGGTAGAAGTTTAGTAGATAATTTGATTTCTACAGGTGTGCCGATAATAATTcctgatgatgacgatgatgaagaGGAGATAGATGAAACTGATGATTTTATGCCAAGTCCAAGGTCTACAGCTTTTGAAATGAAATCAAAGCAATACCGTGAACAGCAAGAAATGAGGTCGGCAAAAAGAATAACACAGGTTGCCCAGAGACAAGGATATGGAACGTACATCACACAGGCTGCTTCTCAGATGCCACAAAGCAATTTTGCATCGAAGCAATCATATAGTCAGTACCCTTCTCAGCTTCAACAGCAACAATACGAGTACCAAGAGTATCAAGACAGAGTACAATATAGAAACCAACAATATCTTCAAGAACAGTATGCGTATCAAGAGTATCATGATCAGCAGCAATATGGAAATCAACAAGTTGCCACTCAGCAGATGTATCCTTCTCAGCAAGCGTCATCTCAGTTAAGACAACAGCTATTCACTCCACCAAAGAACATAAGTGGTGCTTCTTCCACCAGAGGGCGTCCAGTAAAGTCTCTACCATCACCAGTTCGCGAGATGTCGCCTCAGTCACACAATTTTTCTCCTCCCCAAACACCAACCACACCTAAAGGAAGTCCATATTTCAAACAAGGCTATATGACTCCTACGAAACATCAGCAAAATATACAGTCACCTCAGACAAGAATAAACCCGAACCAGTCTCCAGCCCAGAAAGTATCATTGCAACAGAATCGTTCTTCATCCATAGCAAAACCAAATATTCCATCTGGAACAACAATAGTAATTGAAGATGAGCCAGTTGCACTGAAAAGAAAATTACCAACTTCAGTAATAACTCCACAGCATCAGCAGCAGTCTATGCAGAAACAGGTATATTTGTTGAAGTCGCCAGTAGCTAacccacaacaacaacaacaacattctgTTCAGCGGCATAGTGCTGAATCAGTACCAAAAAGTTATATGGATTTATTGAGACTTCAACAACAGACAGCATCAGGATTAGACAATAGACCATTGAAGGCTGGGACAGGCACACTTCCTGTAATATCAAATGTTGCAAGTATACCTGCACCTAATAGAGACAATATGACTGGTGCACAAATACAACAAGCAGAATATAGACAGTTAGCTCCAAAGCCAATTCCCGACTTTGATGCCACTGCTGTCCGCCAAACAAATGAAAAAACACCAATAAAAAGAAGCAGATCTGACGATACTGTGACGTCACCAAGTATGGTGGTAACTGAACCGGCTAACAAACGTAGACATACATCCGAAGAAAATACTCGTAAATCTCAACATGCAGATGTTAAACCTTTAGAGATGACTTCGGTACCTGTTCAAGGTCAAAGTAATGTTGAAGGTCAAATTTCTCCTAGTAAAATGCCCCCTAAATTAGAAATAGACATAGATGACGTTCGAGGAGTTCTGCCTGAGCCAGGTAACCAACTCACTTCATTGAAAAGTCCTCCGATGTCTTCAAAATTAAGCGAAATATCAGAAGAGAAACCAGTAATTCCTATAGCTACACAGTTAGCAAGATCTGATCTCAAATCATTTTCACCCCCTGTAAGTCCATCTACAAAACGCCTCCATGCTACACCAGGGACACGTTCAAAAACAACTGCTGGAACGCCCACTTATTCCACACAGAGCTCTAGTGATGACTCATCGGTGACGTCACAGGAAGCGCCCTCTCAACCAATAAAAAAGTTTGGTTGTGGTGACTGCGGAAAATCATACACAACAAAGGCAGCTTTGAATCAACATTTCAGGAAACATACTCAAGAAAGACCTTTTGAATGTGACGTATGTGGTAAACATTATTCACAGAAAGGATATCTCAAGAAACATATTCGTACACATTTTTCGGAAAAGTGA